The window ATGCCAACGTTTTGCTAACCATGCCATGTAATGCACCATCCGTAGACCGCGAAGTGGCTCAATTAGTTTCAATTCTGCTGAGCTAAAATCACAAAACTCTTGATAGGCTTCTAAAACGATATCCAACTGCATCAGCTTATCTTGTCGTTCACCATTCAAAAGCATCCACAAATCTTGTACTGCGGGTCCGTTGCGGGAATCATCCAAGTCGACGAACATAGGCCCATCACGCCAAAGAATGTTACCCGGGTGACAGTCACCATGTAGGCGAATGCTGTTAAAGCTGTCTTGCCATTGGTTTTCGATGGCTTTGATCAGGATATCCAGATCATTAAAGAAACTGTTCTCCAGATGCATTGGAATCATGTTCGAATTTTGCAGAATCTCCCGCGGTTGGTAGAGGTATTCTTGTAAGCCGATACTCGGTCGATGCTGGAAGGTCTTTTTACCGCCGACTTTATGAATGCGACCTAAAAATCTGCCAACTCCTTCCAGTTGCTCCAGATTGTCGACTTCAAACTGGCGTCCGCCAACACTTTCAAATAGTGCAAAGCCGTAGCCTTGGTAGTGATGCAATGTTTGACCGTTAAGAATGACTGGCGGCGCGACTGGGATTTCGTTTTCGATCAGCTCCAGAGTGAAATCGTGTTCTTCCTGAATTTGCTCGTTGCTCCAACGTTCAGGACGGTAGAACTTCACCACATAGCGGCGAC is drawn from uncultured Vibrio sp. and contains these coding sequences:
- a CDS encoding serine/threonine protein kinase encodes the protein MSQGTFNFDALTPDFMWYALESIGIRAESGFLPLNSYENRVYQFTDEERRRYVVKFYRPERWSNEQIQEEHDFTLELIENEIPVAPPVILNGQTLHHYQGYGFALFESVGGRQFEVDNLEQLEGVGRFLGRIHKVGGKKTFQHRPSIGLQEYLYQPREILQNSNMIPMHLENSFFNDLDILIKAIENQWQDSFNSIRLHGDCHPGNILWRDGPMFVDLDDSRNGPAVQDLWMLLNGERQDKLMQLDIVLEAYQEFCDFSSAELKLIEPLRGLRMVHYMAWLAKRWHDPAFPLAFPWFNEPKYWEGQVLSFKEQIASLEEAPLSLMPQW